The Ooceraea biroi isolate clonal line C1 chromosome 1, Obir_v5.4, whole genome shotgun sequence genome has a window encoding:
- the LOC113561670 gene encoding nicastrin-like, whose product MIYNMKQNNFNALGGINLKLDDIKSVIEFGQLGKGKIVLHSSSKDNTTDRLSKVLNASILDDSVPPTSVQSFLEARPSLTTVVITNHGKKFLNRYYNSILDDGENLGFNRNDSDGRVSAAVCRSADIAGRSRRRNVILLHPKC is encoded by the exons ATGATCTACAATATGAAGCAGAACAATTTTAACGCTCTCGGTGGGATTAATCTGAAGTTGGATGATATCAAGAGTGTGATCGAGTTCGGCCAACTGGGCAAAGGGAAAATAGTTCTCCATAGCAGCAGTAAAGATAATACCACAGATCGTTTGAGTAAAGTGTTGAATGCATCGATTCTAGATGATAGCGTACCACCTACATCTGTGCAAAGTTTTCTGGAGGCGAGGCCCAGTTTAACGACTGTTGTTATAACCAAtcatggaaaaaaatttttaaatcgataCTACAACAGTATCTTGGACGACGGGGAAAATCTTGGTTTTAATAG AAATGATAGTGACGGGCGAGTCAGCGCCGCAGTCTGCCGATCTGCCGATATCGCTGGAAGATCTCGTCGCAGAAATGTTATATTGCTACATCCAAAGTGCTAA